Proteins from a genomic interval of Nautilia sp. PV-1:
- a CDS encoding cysteine desulfurase family protein, which yields MMVYLDNNSTTPMDDKVKDVYCKSTDLFGNVNVIYQLGIEARKAMNDAYDILYPGIGAADEDDIIITSSTSEGNNTVIKTFIDAYLKGNGKKHIITTVSEHSSIKAPCAYAKTLGMEVTYLYTDENGRIDPKELENAIREDTALISVLLASNESGAIQPIKEISEIARRHNIPFHCDGAQAIGKVKVNVRDLGVDYFTFAAHKFHGPKGVGALYVRDGAPYVNLIHGGNQMGGKRGGSVYLNGMIAMAEALKLANEHLDEMNTRVAKLRDKLEEAILKIPDTKSYVDKKYRLPNTVVASFKGIEGESMLWDLNVNGIYAATGSSCSSERLEGSEVLEALGEDPEIAHTGIIFSLSRFTTEEEIDYVIEKLPGIVERLRAISMTYAKVAPK from the coding sequence ATGATGGTCTATTTAGATAACAATTCAACTACTCCTATGGATGATAAAGTTAAAGATGTTTACTGTAAAAGTACAGATTTGTTCGGAAACGTAAACGTTATTTATCAATTAGGAATAGAAGCCAGAAAAGCGATGAACGACGCGTATGATATTTTATATCCTGGGATTGGCGCGGCAGACGAAGACGATATTATTATTACTTCGTCAACGAGCGAAGGTAACAATACGGTAATAAAGACTTTTATTGACGCCTATCTTAAAGGAAACGGTAAAAAGCATATCATTACCACTGTCAGTGAACATTCGTCAATTAAAGCCCCGTGCGCATATGCCAAAACACTCGGTATGGAAGTTACTTATCTTTATACGGATGAAAACGGAAGAATCGATCCTAAAGAGCTTGAAAATGCAATAAGAGAAGATACGGCTCTTATAAGCGTGCTATTAGCTAGTAACGAAAGCGGTGCCATTCAGCCGATTAAGGAAATAAGCGAAATTGCAAGAAGACATAATATACCTTTTCACTGTGACGGAGCTCAGGCTATCGGAAAAGTAAAAGTAAACGTAAGGGATCTCGGGGTTGATTATTTTACGTTCGCAGCTCATAAATTTCACGGACCTAAAGGAGTAGGAGCGCTTTATGTCAGAGATGGGGCTCCTTACGTCAACCTTATTCACGGCGGAAACCAGATGGGAGGAAAAAGAGGCGGAAGCGTATATCTCAACGGTATGATAGCCATGGCCGAAGCTCTTAAGCTGGCTAACGAACACCTGGATGAAATGAATACGAGAGTTGCAAAATTAAGGGATAAACTGGAAGAAGCGATACTGAAAATTCCGGATACAAAAAGCTATGTGGATAAAAAATACAGACTTCCTAATACGGTTGTTGCTTCTTTCAAAGGAATTGAGGGTGAATCCATGCTGTGGGATTTAAACGTTAACGGAATATATGCCGCAACGGGCAGCAGCTGTTCGAGTGAAAGACTTGAGGGAAGCGAAGTCCTCGAAGCGCTGGGTGAAGATCCTGAAATAGCACATACGGGGATAATATTTTCACTCAGCCGTTTTACTACGGAAGAAGAAATAGATTACGTCATTGAAAAACTTCCGGGAATTGTTGAGAGATTAAGAGCTATATCAATGACTTACGCCAAGGTTGCGCCTAAATAA
- a CDS encoding iron-sulfur cluster assembly scaffold protein, whose product MGRNDLITGNVWEQYSNKVIERMNNPKYLGEFTEEDAKKRGLKLVVADFGSEACGDAVRLYWLVDPKTDKIVDARFKSFGCGTAIASSDMMTELTIGKTVDEAMKITNLDVEKALRDDPNTPAFPPQKMHCSVMAYDVIIEAAAKYKGKNADELRDNEIVCECARVTRKEIEDIIRKHNVKTVEELQKYTDAGKYCKSCVAPGGHEEKPVYLVDIIKEVQEQMKKENLKQAAETEDFEKMSLIKKIKAIEEFLDTKIKPMLAMDGGSLELVDIREEDGITKVYIRYMGACATCASGGVTLLAIEDELRKHFKTDKIKIEQI is encoded by the coding sequence ATGGGAAGAAACGATTTAATAACAGGAAACGTGTGGGAACAATATTCGAATAAAGTAATCGAAAGAATGAACAATCCGAAGTATCTCGGAGAATTTACCGAAGAAGACGCCAAAAAAAGAGGACTTAAGCTTGTAGTTGCCGATTTCGGAAGCGAAGCGTGCGGGGACGCAGTAAGGCTTTACTGGCTGGTGGATCCTAAAACCGATAAAATAGTGGACGCAAGATTTAAAAGTTTCGGATGCGGAACCGCAATAGCGTCTTCTGATATGATGACGGAGCTTACTATCGGAAAAACAGTAGACGAAGCCATGAAAATAACAAATCTTGACGTTGAAAAAGCTTTAAGGGACGATCCGAATACGCCTGCGTTTCCTCCTCAGAAAATGCACTGCAGCGTAATGGCATATGACGTAATTATTGAAGCAGCGGCAAAATATAAAGGTAAAAACGCGGACGAATTAAGAGACAATGAAATCGTATGCGAATGTGCAAGGGTTACGAGAAAAGAAATAGAAGATATTATAAGAAAACACAATGTCAAAACCGTTGAAGAACTTCAGAAATACACTGATGCCGGTAAATACTGCAAAAGCTGCGTGGCACCGGGCGGACATGAAGAAAAACCGGTATATCTTGTGGATATCATTAAAGAAGTTCAGGAACAGATGAAAAAAGAAAACTTAAAACAGGCCGCCGAAACGGAAGATTTTGAAAAAATGAGCCTGATTAAAAAAATAAAAGCGATTGAAGAGTTTTTGGATACGAAAATCAAGCCTATGCTTGCAATGGACGGGGGAAGCCTCGAACTTGTCGATATCAGGGAAGAAGACGGAATTACGAAAGTATATATAAGATACATGGGAGCGTGTGCGACATGCGCAAGCGGAGGCGTTACGCTTCTTGCCATTGAAGACGAATTAAGAAAACACTTCAAAACGGATAAAATCAAAATCGAACAGATTTGA